GCTCTAAAGACCCTCTAAATGTAGCGTTCAACGTTGTTTATGAATTTTATGGACGATATAATTATTCGAAATTGGTGTAAAAACAACATCTAGTCATCATTTGTGTTTAGCCTTCCAGAGAGCAAATGAGATTTTActgctttaaaaaaatatttgcgtAAGACGTTAGTATGGAAAACGAGTAGTAAACATAAAACCATGTGATCTTTATTCAAAACCAACAGTAAATCCATAGGGAATCGCCATTAAATAtcacataaagaaaaaagtattacgtctgacaaaatacatgtatctccccATTCGACCAAGTAGCCGTAATCATGTCGATTCAAACACAGCAGCAGATTATCACATTGCTTGACCTATTACCTGTAAATTATCCGACATTCTCTCAAATCAAGAGTtaccaatacatgtatactagtagaGACTAGTGCCGCCACATATGCTTAGTTACTTCCATGTGAAATAGTCCCATTAGTAGTGCTCACTGACAGTACTATGTATTCTGAAATGTTGGTTCAGCAACTTCAGGTCAGACCTGTCAGCTGTCATGTATCTGCCATATTCACACAGATATAGGTTTATGCCTAGGGTTTTTCATCAGCgtgttttttcttatgttgGGCTAAACTTGATCTAACAGCAGTCCTGTATCCGCAatccccacacatgtacggtttctcaccggtgtgttttgccatGATGTGTGTGTCTAAAGTGCCTTTCTGtgcggcagaatagtcacatagGTCACATTTGTGAgctttctcgccagtgtgttttttcatatgtCGTGTTAGGGCTGATTTGGCAactgtcctgtatccgcactcctcacacatgtaaggtttctcaccggtgtgtttcaaCCTCACATGTTGGTCTAATTTGtctttccgtgcagcagaatagtcacactggtcacatttgtaaggtttctcacctgtgtgtttccTCCTATGTGTGATCAGGGTAGCCCTAACAGCAGTCCTGAATCCGCagtcctcacacatgtagggtttttcacctgtatgattTGTCCTAACATGTAGGTCTAAAGTAtctttccgtgcagcagaatagtcacactggtcacatttgtatgtCAAAATTCTTGAATGTCTCTTGATGTGACGGGATAAGTAAAACTTGACGGCCGTTCTataaccgcactcctcacaaacgtagggtttctcactgttgtgttttgtcacgacgtggttgtgtaaaaggcgtttgtgtgcagcagaatagtcgcactggtcacatttgtagggtttcgcGCCTCTGTGTGATTCAATATGCTAAGTCAGCCTTTACTGCCATTCTATGTCCGCATTCCTCACATATGTAAGGTTTTTCACACGAATGTTTTCTCATAATGTGGTGATCTAAGTTGCgtttttgtgctgcagaatagtcgcactggtcacatttatagggtttctcacctgtatgttttttcATGTGCTGGAGTAGTTGACACTTGAttgccgtcctgtacccacagtCCTCACACATATAGGGTTTCTcatctgtgtgttttgtcatgaTGTGTTTGTCTAGTTGGGCTTTCTGcacagcagaataatcacactggtcacatttgtgggGTTTCTCatctgtgtgagttctcatatgctgggataagtcagactttacAGCCGTCCTGTATTCACACTGTCCGCAAAGGTAGGGCTTCTTACCGGAGTGTTTCCTCATGGCGTGCTTGTCTAATAgagatttttgtgcagcagaatagtcacaatgttcacatttgtacggtttctcacctgtgtgtgttttcatgtgcCTTAATAGTTGATACTTAAGAGCAGCCCTGTATCCACAGTcctcacacatgaagggtttctcatcGGTGTGTTTTGTCATCATGTGTTTGTCTAGTTGggctttctgtgcagcagaatagtcacactggtcacatttgtggggtttctcacctgtgtgtgttgTTAAATGccgggataagtcagacttgaCAGATGTCCTGTATTCacacttcccacacatgtagggctttttaCCGGAGTGTTTTCTCATGATGTGTTGGTT
The sequence above is drawn from the Branchiostoma floridae strain S238N-H82 chromosome 17, Bfl_VNyyK, whole genome shotgun sequence genome and encodes:
- the LOC118404189 gene encoding zinc finger protein 135-like, which codes for MNQKGRTGQMETDNSGEQTTDAGRQQDVLSEAACGVNCTQPEEGVSSHLHVQVRTEQMEMDNMGEQTIDSGWQQDDEKDIVNDKPFNVTFTGSNINKTEVLPQSHALQEGSHMREHSDKADEHGCTLAHNAISKSNLHQRTHTGEKLHQCEQCDYSTAQKGHLNQHIMRKHSGKKPYMCGKCEYRTSVKSDLSRHLTTHTGEKPHKCDQCDYSAAQKAQLDKHMMTKHTDEKPFMCEDCGYRAALKYQLLRHMKTHTGEKPYKCEHCDYSAAQKSLLDKHAMRKHSGKKPYLCGQCEYRTAVKSDLSQHMRTHTDEKPHKCDQCDYSAVQKAQLDKHIMTKHTDEKPYMCEDCGYRTAIKCQLLQHMKKHTGEKPYKCDQCDYSAAQKRNLDHHIMRKHSCEKPYICEECGHRMAVKADLAY